A DNA window from Porphyromonas gingivalis ATCC 33277 contains the following coding sequences:
- a CDS encoding DNA-directed RNA polymerase subunit alpha: MAILAFQKPENVLMMETSDSIAKFEFKPLEPGYGITIGNALRRILLSSLEGFAITAIKIEGVEHEFATIPGVLEDVTNIILNLKQVRFKQIVPNADVEKATIVISNSEVFRAGDLNAQLSNFEVLNSNLVICHLDKSATLTMEFSINKGRGYVSAEENRAEHNELSTIAIDSIYTPIRNVKYAVENFRVEQKTDYEKLLMEVTTDGSIRPVDALREAAQILISHFSLFAENKIAIEYVDIVDTDEFDEDSLHMRQLLKSKLSGLDLSVRALNCLNAAGVDTLGDLVSLSRSDLMKIRNFGKKSLTELDELLATLNLSFGMDISKYKLDKD, from the coding sequence ATGGCAATATTAGCATTTCAGAAACCCGAAAATGTATTGATGATGGAGACGTCGGACTCGATCGCCAAGTTCGAGTTCAAACCTTTGGAGCCCGGTTATGGTATTACCATTGGCAATGCGCTTCGTCGAATACTCTTGTCTTCGCTTGAAGGTTTTGCGATTACTGCAATCAAGATTGAAGGTGTAGAGCATGAATTTGCTACTATTCCGGGTGTATTGGAGGACGTTACTAATATTATCCTCAATCTCAAACAAGTTCGTTTTAAGCAGATTGTTCCTAATGCCGATGTAGAGAAAGCTACAATTGTTATCTCTAATTCGGAGGTGTTCCGTGCCGGTGATTTGAATGCACAACTTTCAAACTTTGAAGTGTTGAATTCGAATCTTGTCATTTGCCACCTCGATAAGTCGGCTACGCTTACTATGGAGTTTTCCATAAATAAGGGGCGTGGCTATGTGTCGGCAGAAGAGAATCGCGCAGAGCATAATGAGCTTTCCACGATAGCGATCGACTCAATCTATACGCCTATTCGGAATGTCAAGTATGCGGTAGAGAATTTCCGCGTAGAACAGAAGACTGATTACGAAAAGCTCCTGATGGAAGTGACCACAGATGGTTCGATCCGTCCTGTAGATGCTCTTCGTGAAGCAGCTCAAATCTTGATATCCCACTTCTCTCTGTTTGCAGAGAATAAGATAGCGATAGAGTATGTGGATATAGTCGATACTGATGAGTTCGATGAAGATTCTCTGCATATGCGTCAACTATTGAAGTCAAAGCTTTCAGGTCTTGACCTGTCTGTTCGTGCCCTCAATTGTCTGAATGCAGCCGGAGTAGATACGTTGGGCGATTTAGTGAGTCTGTCACGGAGCGATCTGATGAAGATTCGCAACTTCGGAAAGAAGTCTTTGACTGAGCTTGACGAACTGCTGGCAACGCTGAATTTGTCGTTTGGGATGGATATCAGTAAGTATAAATTAGATAAAGACTAA
- the rpsD gene encoding 30S ribosomal protein S4 — protein MARYTGPKSKIARKFGDPIFGADKVLSKKNYPPGQHGNNRRRKTSEYGLQLREKQKAKYTYGVLEKQFRHLFHRAQRAKGVTGELLIQFLEARLDNVVFRLGIAPTRSAARQLVSHRHITVDGSVVNIPSYSVKPGQVIGVRERSKSLEVIADALTGFNHSKYPWMEWDQSSLSGKLLHMPDRTDIPENIKEQLIVELYSK, from the coding sequence ATGGCAAGATATACAGGCCCTAAATCCAAGATCGCGCGTAAGTTTGGCGATCCTATCTTTGGTGCAGATAAAGTTCTTTCCAAGAAGAATTATCCTCCAGGTCAGCATGGCAATAACCGTCGTCGTAAGACGAGCGAGTATGGCCTCCAGCTTCGTGAAAAGCAAAAAGCAAAATATACTTACGGTGTATTGGAGAAGCAATTCCGTCATTTGTTCCATCGTGCACAGCGCGCAAAGGGTGTAACGGGTGAGTTGCTTATTCAGTTCTTGGAAGCACGTTTGGATAATGTGGTGTTCCGTTTGGGGATTGCCCCGACGCGTTCTGCTGCACGTCAATTGGTTTCCCATCGTCATATTACCGTAGATGGCAGTGTTGTCAACATTCCTTCTTATTCTGTTAAGCCCGGTCAGGTGATCGGCGTTCGTGAGCGTTCTAAGTCCTTAGAGGTTATTGCTGATGCTTTGACAGGTTTCAATCACAGCAAATATCCTTGGATGGAGTGGGATCAGTCGTCATTGTCCGGTAAGCTGCTGCATATGCCGGATCGTACGGACATCCCTGAAAATATTAAGGAACAGCTGATCGTTGAATTGTATTCGAAATAA
- the rpsK gene encoding 30S ribosomal protein S11: MAKKAVAKKKVVRVEAVGQAHIHSSFNNIIISLANSEGQVISWSSAGKMGFRSSKKNTPYAAQMAAQDCAKVAYDMGLRKVTVYVKGPGNGRESAIRTIHGAGIEVMEIIDVTPMPHNGCRPPKKRRV; the protein is encoded by the coding sequence ATGGCAAAGAAAGCAGTCGCAAAAAAGAAAGTTGTAAGGGTGGAAGCAGTGGGACAGGCTCATATTCATTCTTCCTTTAACAACATTATTATTTCCTTAGCGAACAGCGAAGGTCAGGTTATCAGCTGGTCTTCAGCCGGTAAAATGGGATTTCGTTCTTCAAAGAAGAATACTCCCTATGCTGCCCAGATGGCAGCTCAGGATTGTGCCAAAGTGGCATATGATATGGGCTTGCGCAAGGTAACGGTCTACGTTAAGGGCCCGGGTAATGGTCGTGAATCGGCTATTAGAACAATTCATGGAGCGGGAATCGAGGTTATGGAGATTATTGATGTAACGCCTATGCCTCATAACGGTTGTCGTCCTCCTAAAAAGAGAAGAGTTTAA
- the rpsM gene encoding 30S ribosomal protein S13, with the protein MAIRIVGVDLPQNKRGFIALTYIYGIGRSSAITILDKAGVDRDIKVKDWSDDQAAAIRDVIGAGYKVEGDLRSEVQLNIKRLMDIGCYRGIRHRIGLPLRGQSTKNNARTRKGKKKTVANKKKATK; encoded by the coding sequence ATGGCAATAAGAATAGTTGGCGTTGACTTGCCACAAAACAAAAGAGGTTTTATCGCTTTGACTTATATCTATGGTATCGGCCGCAGTAGTGCTATTACCATTTTGGATAAAGCCGGAGTAGACCGCGATATCAAGGTTAAAGATTGGTCGGATGACCAAGCTGCTGCCATTCGTGATGTTATCGGTGCCGGATACAAAGTAGAGGGAGATTTACGTTCTGAGGTGCAGTTGAATATCAAGCGTCTCATGGATATCGGCTGCTATCGTGGTATTCGCCATCGTATCGGTCTGCCTCTGCGTGGCCAGAGCACAAAGAACAATGCCCGCACACGTAAGGGCAAGAAGAAGACTGTTGCTAATAAGAAGAAAGCTACTAAATAA
- the ykgO gene encoding type B 50S ribosomal protein L36 — MKVRASVKKRTPECKIVRRKGRLYVINKKNPKYKQRQG, encoded by the coding sequence ATGAAAGTAAGAGCATCAGTAAAGAAGCGTACTCCCGAATGCAAGATTGTCAGGAGAAAAGGACGCTTATATGTAATCAATAAGAAGAATCCCAAATACAAGCAGCGTCAGGGATAA
- the infA gene encoding translation initiation factor IF-1, with protein sequence MSKQTAIEQDGVILEALSNAMFKVELQNGHVITAHISGKMRMHYIKILPGDKVKVEMSPYDLTKGRISFRYK encoded by the coding sequence ATGTCTAAGCAGACAGCGATAGAGCAAGACGGAGTGATATTAGAAGCACTTTCGAATGCTATGTTCAAGGTTGAACTACAGAATGGTCATGTCATTACGGCTCATATCTCCGGAAAGATGAGGATGCATTATATCAAGATTCTGCCGGGAGATAAAGTCAAGGTCGAAATGTCTCCTTATGATTTGACAAAGGGGCGTATTTCTTTTAGGTATAAATAA
- the map gene encoding type I methionyl aminopeptidase, giving the protein MIYLKTDEEIALMREANQLVGKTLAEVAKNIRPGVSTLMLDKVAEEFIRDHGAEPAFLGYGGFPNSICVSVNENVVHGIPSAKAILKEGDIVSVDCGTSLNGFTGDSAYTFAVGEVAPEVFRLLKTTKESLYEGIAVAIDGNRIGDIGSAVQKYCESCGYSVVRELVGHGIGRQMHESPEVPNYGRPGTGPLLKNGMCICIEPMINLGSKNVVTERDGWTIRTKDRKPSAHFEHCIAIQGGRAQILSSFDFIHDVLGDKEF; this is encoded by the coding sequence ATGATTTACCTAAAGACAGATGAAGAAATCGCGCTGATGCGCGAAGCAAATCAGTTGGTTGGAAAGACTCTGGCCGAAGTCGCAAAAAACATTCGGCCGGGTGTTTCGACCTTGATGCTTGATAAGGTCGCAGAGGAATTTATTCGTGACCATGGAGCTGAGCCGGCTTTCCTTGGTTATGGTGGTTTTCCCAATAGTATTTGCGTATCGGTCAATGAGAATGTGGTTCATGGTATCCCTTCTGCTAAAGCTATCCTGAAAGAAGGCGATATTGTATCAGTCGACTGCGGTACATCCCTGAATGGATTTACAGGAGATTCTGCCTATACGTTTGCTGTAGGAGAAGTTGCTCCGGAAGTATTTCGACTATTGAAAACGACGAAAGAGTCGTTGTACGAAGGAATTGCTGTTGCCATAGATGGCAATCGAATAGGGGATATCGGCAGTGCAGTACAGAAGTACTGCGAAAGTTGTGGATACTCTGTCGTTCGAGAATTGGTCGGACATGGAATCGGTCGGCAGATGCATGAATCGCCGGAAGTTCCAAACTATGGACGACCGGGCACAGGGCCTTTGCTGAAAAATGGCATGTGTATCTGTATTGAGCCCATGATCAATCTTGGAAGTAAGAATGTAGTTACTGAAAGAGATGGCTGGACCATACGTACAAAAGATCGTAAACCTTCGGCCCACTTCGAGCATTGTATCGCAATCCAAGGGGGGAGAGCTCAGATCTTATCCTCTTTCGATTTTATTCATGACGTTTTAGGTGATAAAGAATTTTAG
- the secY gene encoding preprotein translocase subunit SecY, producing MRAVETIKNIWKIEDLRQRILTTILFVVVYRLGSFVVIPGIDPASLSALKDQTAGGLMALLDMFSGGAFSHASIFALGIMPYISASIVMQLAAIAVPAMQKLQREGESGRMKINQWTRYLTVAILILQSLTYLVNLRVQMQSVGASMPGGLWFQIVAVAILTGGSMFVLWLGERITDKGIGNGISLIILIGIIARLPHAFVAEFTSRTTSAVGGLVAFLAEIVFLLFVIAGAILLVQGTRKVPVQYAKRVVGNKQYGGARQYIPLKVNAANVMPIIFAQALMFIPISILGFANVDQSSGFLSAMSNNTSVWYNLVFAILIILFTYFYTAITINPKQMADDLKRNNGFIPGIKPGKQTKDYIDAIMDRITLPGALFLAIVAILPAFAEMFGVSSAFAQFFGGTSLLILVGVVLDTLQQIESHLLMRHYDGLLKSGRIKGRVGSVSAY from the coding sequence ATGCGTGCGGTAGAAACAATCAAGAATATATGGAAGATTGAGGATTTGCGTCAACGCATTCTCACGACCATATTGTTCGTCGTCGTTTATCGCTTGGGTTCATTTGTCGTGATCCCCGGTATTGACCCCGCATCGTTGTCAGCACTCAAAGATCAGACTGCTGGAGGACTGATGGCTCTCTTGGATATGTTTTCCGGAGGGGCTTTCTCCCATGCATCTATTTTTGCTTTGGGTATTATGCCTTATATCTCTGCTTCGATTGTTATGCAGTTGGCAGCGATTGCTGTACCTGCAATGCAAAAGTTGCAGCGAGAAGGTGAGAGTGGGCGTATGAAGATCAATCAGTGGACTCGTTATCTGACTGTTGCTATTTTGATTTTACAGTCTCTTACCTATTTGGTGAACTTGCGAGTGCAAATGCAGTCTGTAGGAGCATCGATGCCCGGTGGCCTTTGGTTCCAGATAGTTGCGGTTGCTATTCTTACCGGTGGTAGTATGTTTGTTCTGTGGTTAGGAGAGCGTATTACAGACAAGGGTATCGGTAATGGTATTTCGTTGATCATTCTCATCGGTATTATTGCTCGTTTACCCCATGCATTTGTAGCTGAGTTCACATCTCGCACAACGAGTGCTGTTGGAGGTTTGGTTGCTTTTCTTGCTGAGATTGTATTCCTTCTTTTTGTCATAGCAGGTGCAATCCTTTTGGTACAAGGAACAAGAAAAGTACCTGTGCAATATGCGAAGCGGGTTGTCGGCAATAAGCAGTATGGGGGAGCACGCCAATATATCCCCTTGAAGGTAAATGCTGCCAATGTGATGCCTATCATCTTTGCTCAGGCGCTGATGTTCATTCCGATCTCTATTTTGGGATTTGCCAATGTAGATCAGTCTTCGGGGTTTCTGAGTGCTATGTCTAACAACACAAGTGTTTGGTATAATCTTGTATTTGCTATTTTGATCATTCTCTTTACGTATTTCTATACGGCGATTACGATCAATCCTAAGCAGATGGCCGATGACCTGAAGAGGAACAACGGTTTTATTCCCGGTATTAAGCCTGGAAAACAAACGAAAGATTATATTGATGCGATAATGGACCGGATAACGCTTCCCGGAGCATTGTTTTTGGCTATAGTTGCCATCCTGCCTGCTTTTGCGGAGATGTTCGGTGTTAGTTCAGCTTTTGCACAATTCTTCGGAGGAACTTCTCTGCTGATTTTGGTGGGAGTTGTTTTGGATACGTTGCAGCAGATCGAAAGCCATCTCTTGATGAGACATTACGATGGTTTGTTGAAGAGCGGACGTATCAAAGGTAGAGTTGGCTCTGTTTCCGCATATTGA
- the rplO gene encoding 50S ribosomal protein L15, with amino-acid sequence MNLSSLKPAEGAVKSRKRIGRGPGSGLGGTSTRGHKGAKSRSGYSKKIGFEGGQMPIQRRLPKFGFKNINRVEYKPINLSVLQTLSEANSLSKISVEDLIAAGLVSRNSLVKILANGTVTTALTVEAHAFSKTAEEAIVRAGGSVVKL; translated from the coding sequence ATGAATTTGTCTAGTTTAAAGCCTGCAGAGGGGGCGGTCAAGTCTCGCAAGAGAATTGGTCGCGGTCCGGGTTCAGGCTTGGGAGGAACCTCTACGAGAGGACATAAAGGAGCGAAATCACGTTCTGGCTATTCTAAGAAGATCGGTTTTGAAGGAGGTCAAATGCCTATTCAACGCCGCTTGCCTAAGTTTGGCTTTAAGAATATAAATCGAGTAGAATACAAGCCTATCAATCTGTCTGTGCTTCAAACTTTGTCTGAGGCTAACTCTCTGTCCAAGATTTCGGTAGAGGACTTGATTGCTGCAGGGCTTGTTTCTCGAAACTCTTTAGTTAAGATATTGGCCAATGGTACAGTGACTACGGCTTTGACAGTAGAAGCTCATGCTTTCTCAAAGACAGCAGAAGAAGCTATTGTAAGAGCAGGAGGATCTGTTGTAAAACTATAA
- the rpmD gene encoding 50S ribosomal protein L30 produces the protein MAKIKIQQVRSRIRCPKDQKRTLDALGLRKLNQIVEHEATPSILGMVNKVRHLVLIVE, from the coding sequence ATGGCTAAAATTAAGATACAACAAGTTCGTAGTAGAATTAGGTGTCCTAAAGATCAGAAGAGAACTTTAGATGCCCTTGGATTGAGAAAATTGAATCAAATTGTCGAGCATGAAGCTACTCCCAGTATATTGGGGATGGTGAATAAGGTGAGACACCTGGTTTTGATCGTTGAATGA
- the rpsE gene encoding 30S ribosomal protein S5, which yields MAIVYNRVKSTNDLDLKDRLVAINRVTKVTKGGRTFTFAAIVVVGNEDGVIGWGLGKAGEVPAAIAKGVEAAKKNLIRVPVHNGTIPHEQAASYGGASVFLKPATTGTGVKAGGAMRAVLDSVGVTDVLAKSKGSSNPHNLVKATIQALAEMRSPLMVAQNRGISVEKVFKG from the coding sequence ATGGCTATTGTATATAATCGAGTAAAATCGACAAACGATCTGGATTTGAAGGATCGCTTGGTTGCAATCAATCGTGTGACCAAGGTTACAAAAGGTGGGCGCACCTTTACTTTTGCTGCTATTGTTGTCGTAGGTAATGAAGACGGTGTTATCGGCTGGGGCCTTGGAAAAGCCGGTGAAGTGCCTGCTGCCATAGCAAAAGGGGTTGAGGCTGCTAAAAAGAATTTAATCCGGGTTCCGGTGCATAACGGTACAATCCCTCACGAACAAGCTGCTTCTTATGGTGGAGCCAGTGTGTTTTTGAAGCCCGCGACCACCGGTACCGGAGTAAAGGCTGGGGGTGCCATGCGTGCTGTCTTGGATAGCGTTGGCGTTACTGATGTCCTTGCAAAAAGCAAAGGCTCTTCTAATCCACACAATCTTGTAAAAGCAACGATTCAAGCCCTTGCAGAAATGCGTAGCCCTTTGATGGTTGCACAGAACCGAGGTATTTCTGTTGAAAAAGTTTTCAAAGGTTAA
- the rplR gene encoding 50S ribosomal protein L18, whose protein sequence is MVTKEQRRQKIKARVRGKISGTQERPRLTVFRSNKQIYAQLIDDIAGRTLASASSLKLEMTGSKKEIAAKVGDEIAKAATEAGISTVVFDRNGYLFHGRIKELADAARKGGLKF, encoded by the coding sequence ATGGTAACGAAAGAACAAAGAAGACAAAAAATAAAGGCTCGTGTACGTGGCAAGATTAGCGGAACACAGGAAAGACCACGCTTGACCGTTTTCCGCAGCAATAAGCAGATATATGCGCAATTGATTGATGATATTGCGGGTAGAACCCTTGCTTCTGCATCATCTTTGAAATTAGAGATGACAGGATCTAAAAAGGAAATTGCGGCCAAGGTTGGTGACGAAATAGCAAAAGCAGCCACTGAGGCAGGTATATCCACTGTAGTGTTTGATCGTAACGGCTATCTTTTCCATGGCCGTATTAAGGAATTGGCTGATGCAGCCCGTAAAGGCGGCCTCAAATTTTAA
- the rplF gene encoding 50S ribosomal protein L6 — MSRIGKLPISIPAGVTVSHKDEIVTVKGPKGELSQYVDPRITVVIEGGMIHLERKTDDRIERSLHGLYRSLINNMVQGVSAGFKRELELVGVGYRASNQGQLLELSLGFTHSIFMQLPKEVTVETKSERNKNPLIILESADKQLLGQVCMKIRSFRKPEPYKGKGVKFVGEQIRRKSGKSAGK, encoded by the coding sequence ATGTCAAGAATTGGTAAGTTGCCCATCAGCATCCCCGCTGGTGTGACGGTATCTCACAAGGATGAAATCGTAACAGTAAAAGGTCCTAAGGGCGAATTGTCACAATACGTAGATCCTCGAATCACTGTTGTGATAGAAGGTGGTATGATCCATTTAGAGCGCAAGACCGATGACCGTATCGAACGCTCTTTGCATGGTCTCTATCGTTCCTTGATTAATAATATGGTGCAGGGTGTTTCTGCCGGTTTTAAGCGTGAACTCGAACTCGTTGGGGTAGGCTATAGAGCCTCTAATCAAGGGCAGCTCCTTGAGCTTTCCTTGGGTTTTACGCACAGCATTTTCATGCAGTTGCCCAAAGAGGTGACAGTTGAAACCAAGAGCGAGAGAAACAAAAACCCTTTGATTATCCTCGAAAGTGCTGACAAGCAGCTTCTTGGTCAAGTGTGTATGAAGATCCGATCATTCAGAAAACCTGAACCGTACAAGGGTAAGGGTGTCAAGTTTGTCGGTGAGCAAATTCGCAGGAAGTCTGGTAAATCTGCTGGAAAATAA
- the rpsH gene encoding 30S ribosomal protein S8 encodes MTDPIADYLTRLRNAIMAGHRVVSVPASNIKKEITKILFDKGYILNYKFEENDSQGIIKVALKYDLAHKVNAIKKLKRVSRPGLRKYVGYRDMPRVLNGLGIAIVSTPRGVMTDKEARELKVGGEVLCYVY; translated from the coding sequence ATGACAGATCCTATTGCAGATTATTTGACGCGGTTGCGTAATGCAATTATGGCTGGCCATCGTGTGGTAAGTGTGCCGGCGTCAAATATTAAGAAAGAGATCACAAAGATCCTTTTCGACAAAGGGTATATCCTGAACTATAAGTTCGAGGAGAATGACTCTCAAGGCATAATAAAAGTTGCCTTAAAGTATGATTTGGCACATAAAGTAAATGCCATCAAGAAGTTGAAACGTGTGTCTCGTCCCGGCCTTCGAAAGTATGTGGGTTATCGTGATATGCCCCGCGTATTGAACGGCCTTGGTATTGCTATTGTTTCTACCCCACGAGGAGTGATGACTGATAAAGAAGCTCGTGAGTTGAAAGTTGGGGGAGAAGTATTGTGTTACGTTTATTGA
- the rpsN gene encoding 30S ribosomal protein S14, giving the protein MAKESMKAREVKRAKLVAKYAAKRAALKAEGNYEALQLLPKNASPVRLHNRCSMTGRPKGYMRQFGISRIQFREMASAGLIPGVKKASW; this is encoded by the coding sequence ATGGCTAAAGAATCAATGAAAGCCCGCGAGGTGAAGCGTGCCAAGCTTGTGGCGAAATATGCTGCAAAGAGAGCGGCACTCAAGGCTGAAGGAAATTATGAAGCCTTGCAGTTGCTCCCTAAGAATGCTTCTCCTGTTCGTTTGCATAATCGTTGCTCGATGACTGGGCGTCCAAAGGGCTATATGCGCCAATTTGGTATTTCCCGTATTCAATTTCGTGAAATGGCTTCTGCCGGTCTTATCCCCGGCGTAAAAAAAGCGAGTTGGTAA
- the rplE gene encoding 50S ribosomal protein L5 has product MSATANLKKDYQERIVPALMKQFGYTSVMQVPVLKKIVINQGLGMATGDKKIIDVAVSELTAITGQKAVPTVSKKDISNFKLRKKMPIGVMVTLRREQMYEFLERLVRIALPRIRDFKGIESKLDGRGNYTLGINEQIIFPEINIDAITKILGMNITFVTSAQSDEEGYALLKEFGLPFKNAKKQN; this is encoded by the coding sequence ATGAGTGCCACTGCCAATCTGAAGAAAGACTATCAGGAAAGAATCGTTCCTGCCCTTATGAAACAATTCGGTTATACGAGCGTGATGCAAGTCCCTGTGTTGAAGAAAATCGTGATCAACCAAGGTCTTGGTATGGCTACCGGTGACAAGAAGATTATCGATGTTGCAGTAAGCGAATTGACGGCTATTACCGGACAGAAAGCTGTACCGACGGTATCTAAGAAAGACATCTCAAACTTTAAGTTGAGAAAGAAGATGCCAATCGGTGTTATGGTTACTCTGCGTCGTGAGCAAATGTATGAGTTCTTGGAACGTCTGGTGCGCATCGCTTTGCCTCGAATCCGCGACTTTAAGGGTATCGAAAGCAAGCTTGATGGAAGAGGTAACTATACGTTGGGAATCAATGAACAAATCATTTTCCCCGAGATAAATATCGACGCGATTACGAAGATTCTCGGAATGAATATTACCTTTGTGACTTCGGCGCAATCCGATGAAGAAGGTTATGCCCTTCTGAAAGAATTCGGTTTACCGTTCAAGAACGCTAAAAAACAAAATTGA
- the rplX gene encoding 50S ribosomal protein L24, with translation MSKLHIKKGDTVMVISGEDKGHSGRVLEVLVKEQRAIVEGLNMIKKHAKPSAKNPQGGIISKEAPIHISNLNVVDPKTGKATRIGRRLNENGKLVRYAKKSGEEIK, from the coding sequence ATGAGTAAATTACATATAAAGAAAGGTGATACCGTCATGGTGATCAGTGGCGAAGACAAGGGCCACTCCGGTCGCGTTTTGGAGGTATTAGTAAAGGAACAGCGTGCTATCGTTGAAGGGCTGAATATGATCAAAAAGCATGCTAAGCCTAGCGCCAAGAATCCTCAGGGTGGAATCATATCAAAGGAAGCTCCTATACATATTTCCAACCTGAATGTTGTCGATCCCAAAACAGGAAAGGCAACTCGCATTGGCCGTCGTCTCAATGAGAATGGCAAATTAGTTCGTTACGCTAAAAAATCAGGGGAGGAGATTAAATAA
- the rplN gene encoding 50S ribosomal protein L14, whose product MIQQESRLVVADNSGAKEALCIRVLGGTRRRYASVGDIIVVSVKSVIPSSDIKKGAVSKAVIVRTKKEVRRPDGSYIRFDDNACVLLNAAGDIRGSRIFGPVARELRGTNMKIVSLAPEVL is encoded by the coding sequence ATGATACAACAAGAATCAAGACTCGTTGTCGCTGACAACAGCGGAGCAAAAGAAGCTCTCTGTATTCGTGTTTTGGGCGGCACGCGCAGACGTTATGCCTCTGTGGGTGATATCATCGTGGTTTCGGTCAAGAGTGTTATCCCTTCAAGCGATATCAAGAAAGGTGCTGTCTCCAAAGCTGTAATCGTACGTACGAAGAAAGAAGTTCGTCGTCCCGATGGATCGTATATCCGTTTTGACGACAATGCTTGTGTCTTGCTGAATGCAGCCGGTGATATTCGTGGCAGCCGTATCTTCGGACCGGTCGCACGCGAACTGCGTGGAACAAATATGAAAATTGTTTCTCTCGCTCCCGAAGTATTATAA
- the rpsQ gene encoding 30S ribosomal protein S17 — protein sequence MERNLRKERVGVVSSNKMDKTITVAVKWKEKHPIYGKFVNKTKKYHAHDEKNECGIGDTVRIMETRPLSRTKRWRLTEIIERAK from the coding sequence ATGGAAAGAAATCTTAGAAAAGAACGTGTGGGTGTTGTCTCAAGCAACAAAATGGATAAGACTATCACGGTTGCTGTGAAGTGGAAAGAGAAGCATCCTATATATGGTAAGTTTGTCAATAAGACAAAAAAATACCACGCACATGACGAGAAGAATGAATGCGGTATCGGCGATACGGTACGTATCATGGAGACGCGTCCTCTGAGTCGTACAAAGAGATGGAGACTAACTGAAATAATCGAAAGGGCAAAATAA
- the rpmC gene encoding 50S ribosomal protein L29, with product MKIAEIKELATKELQERLDAEVAAYDQMRINHAVSPLDSPAKLKHQRRMIAQMKTVLRQRELNK from the coding sequence ATGAAGATTGCCGAAATTAAAGAGCTTGCAACAAAAGAGCTCCAGGAGCGATTGGATGCCGAAGTGGCTGCTTATGACCAAATGCGAATCAACCATGCGGTTTCGCCTTTGGATAGTCCTGCTAAACTAAAGCATCAACGTCGTATGATTGCGCAGATGAAGACAGTGCTGCGCCAACGCGAACTCAATAAATAA
- the rplP gene encoding 50S ribosomal protein L16, with protein sequence MLQPKKTKFRRQQKGRMKGFAQRGNQLSFGSFGIKSLQSKWITGRQIEAARIAVTRYMQRQGQVWVRIFPDKPITKKGEGVRMGKGKGAPEGFVAPITPGRIIFEVEGVPYEIAKEALRLAAQKLPVTTKFVVRHDYDIQNQNA encoded by the coding sequence ATGTTACAACCAAAAAAAACAAAGTTTAGAAGACAGCAGAAAGGTCGCATGAAGGGTTTTGCCCAGAGAGGTAACCAGTTGTCTTTCGGTTCTTTTGGAATCAAGTCTTTGCAGAGCAAGTGGATAACCGGTCGTCAGATTGAGGCCGCTCGTATTGCAGTGACTCGCTATATGCAGCGTCAAGGACAAGTATGGGTTCGTATTTTCCCTGACAAGCCTATTACCAAGAAGGGAGAAGGTGTCCGTATGGGTAAAGGTAAGGGTGCTCCGGAAGGTTTCGTTGCTCCTATTACTCCCGGTCGAATCATTTTCGAAGTGGAAGGTGTGCCTTACGAAATAGCTAAGGAAGCTCTTCGTTTGGCTGCTCAGAAGCTCCCCGTAACGACTAAGTTCGTGGTTCGTCACGATTATGATATCCAAAATCAAAATGCGTAA